DNA from Hyphomicrobiales bacterium:
AGTGCGGTTAGCTCATTTTCAAGCGCACTCAAACGATCTTTAGAGGCAACATCTGTCTCCTTACGAAGCGCCTCGCGTTCAATTTTCAATTGAATGATCTTGCGGTCCAACTCATCAAGCGCTTCTGGCTTAGAATCAACCTGCATCCGCAACCGTGAACCCGCCTCATCCATCAAATCGATCGCCTTATCTGGCAAAAAACGGTTTGTGATGTAACGATTAGATAATGTAGCAGCAGAAACTAGCGCGCTGTCGGTGATTCTTACACCGTGGTGCAGCTCATATTTCTCTTTAATACCGCGCAAAATCGAGATTGTGTCTTCCACCGTCGGCTCATTAATGAAAACGGGCTGGAACCGACGCGCAAGGGCTGCGTCTTTCTCGACATATTTTTGATATTCATCAAGCGTGGTCGCCCCAACACAATGAAGTTCGCCACGTGCAAGTGCCGGTTTCAAAAGATTAGACGCATCCATCGCGCCATCTGATTTACCAGCGCCGACCAAAGTATGCATCTCGTCAATGAAAAGCACGATATCGCCATTGGCAGATTGCACTTCATTCAACACAGACTTCAAACGCTCTTCAAATTCACCGCGATATTTTGCACCCGCAATCAAAGCGCCCATATCCAGCGCCTGCAATTGCTTGTCCCGCAAGCTTTCAGGCACATCGCCATTGATGATCCGCAGCGCCAAGCCTTCGGCGATCGCTGTTTTGCCAACGCCCGGCTCACCGATCAGCACCGGATTGTTTTTCGTGCGACGTGAGAGCACCTGAATGGCACGGCGAATTTCTTCGTCACGACCAATCACCGGATCAAGTTTTCCGTCCCGCGCATCTTGAGTGAGATCACGTGCGTATTTTTTCAGTGCTTCATAGGCGTTTTCAGCGGTCGCACTATCAGCCGTACGCCCTTTGCGTATATCATTGATCACTGAATTAAGCGCTTTCGGCGTTACACCACTCTTTTTGAGAATTGACGCCGTGGCCGCTAGCTTTTCCATCGCGAGCGCCAAAAGCAAACGCTCAACGGTAACGAAGCTATCGCCCGCCTTTTTCGCGATGTCTTCTGCTGTTGAAAAAACCTTGGCGATTGGCTGGCTCATATACATCTGGCCATTGCCGCCGCTTACTTTTGGCAGTTTGGCAAGGGCAGCTTCCACGCCAAGAAGAGCCGTTTTGGGATCACCGCCAGCCTGTTCGATCAAGCCACTGGCAAAACCTTCGCGGTCATCAAGCATCACTTTAAGCAAATGCTCAGGCAAAAATTGTTGATGTGATTGGCCAAGCGCATACGTCTGGGCAGATTGAATAAACCCCTGCGCGCGCTCTGAATACTGTTCCATGTTCATAAAGTGAACTCCTAAAGTCTGCTGCTTTATTTCTCACTGCGGAGCAAACAAAGACATTTCAAACCACCGGCCTCCCTCATGGACAACCGCACCCCTCCCAAAAATGGCAAGGGACGATTAAGATATGGGAATTTGCGAAGTCGTTTTCAACCAAACAACAAGCGCACTCCACTCTATCTTCCCGTTCTATAAGTTATGCAACAGTTCGATTTAAACGTGTTACGAGATCATTTGTGTTTTGGCTAAGAGCAATTGGCTCAAATGCTCGCACAACATCCTGATCAAGTTTACCGCCCATTTCCTGTAAGACAGCATAGGCTTGTTCTGGCGGCAACGAACGTTTGTAGGATCGCGCCTCAATTAATGCTGAGAAAATATCAATAACAGTCATCACGCGAACAATATCTGGAATTTCAGACGCGCCAAGCCCATCTGGATAACCAGAGCCATCCAAATATTCATGGTGGCTACGCGCGACCATCGCGATTTCGTGTCCAAGATCAGGATTTTTAGCGAGAATTTCGTAACCCTCAACCGGATGCTTACGCATCGTCCTTAACTCGGCATCAGATAGTTTTCCCGGTTTATCCAAAATTTTGAGCGGTGTTTTGGTTTTACCAATATCGTGAACAAGCGCTGCAAGCGTCAATCGCTCTTTATCTTCATGGCCCATGTTAAAGACAAGACCAAAGGCTGCTGCGAAACCAGTAACAACCATGACATGCTTATAGGTAAATGAGGAATGCGTCCGAACAGCTGCCAACCATGTGTTCATATCAGCTGATTCAAGCGTCCGAACAACATCCCGCGTGGTTGTGTTCAGTTCAGCCGTTGGCAACAGCCCACCGCGTAAAATCGAACTTGATATACCATCGAAGAGATCTGAAATCATCAGCGATGTTGCCGCTGCTTTCTTTTCAGGCGTGTTCGCAGCAATATACGACACAACATCGGCTTCGTTTTCGCAAATATCTGTTATTTTTTCGATTAATGCGCCGCTCACTAGCGGGCGGGCTACAGTATGCTTCGCTCTTAACGCATTTATTTGAGATTCAGCACGATGATCCCTGCGGTCGACCGGATAAATTGTATGCGGCTCATGACCGACAGACTTATGAATGCTTTTCAAACGATTGATATTTTCAACGTTAGCAATATCGACATCAAAAATAAGAATATGAACACCCAGCAAATCATTGCTTTGCAGGCTTTCCCAAGCAAACAGCTCGATATCAATCACAGAAGCCACAGCCGGCATAATGCTTACGGCATGCGTTTTGTCATCCGTTACGAATGCTGCTTTGATTGAAAATTTAGTGTTTTGCCCCATTAAACGCACGCCTAGTTCACTCTTACGGCGGGAGAGTAAGAGCAAAAGACGAAAAAAAACTTAAATTATTTAATTTTTTAGGCCGCTGTCTTTCTGATTTTCTTAATCATCTCGTGAGACGCATTATCATAGGCGATTGGTTCAAACCCACGAACGATTGCCTGGTCCAACTTCGAGCCCATGCTTCGCAACATTTTGTAAGCTGTATCCATCGGCAATGATGCTTTGTAAGACCGCGCCTCTATCAATCCGCAAAAAATATCAACGACCGTCATGATGCGCACAATATCGGGAATTTCATCCCCACGCAGTCCGTCCGGATAACCACTTCCATCCAACAGTTCATGATGATTGCGTACAATCATGATCAGCTCATCATCAAAACTGCCATCTTTTTCTAGCAGTTCTGCGCCCTTTACCGCGTGCTCACGAACAATTTCCGTCTCGTGTTGCGTCAGTTTTCCAGGCTTGTGGAGAATTTTACCAGGTATGAAAATCTTGCCAATATCATGCAGCATCGCCCCTAGAGTAAGCTTGCTTGCATCTTCCTGCGCCATGTTGAACCGCGTCGCAAAGAGTGCTGCAAATCCGGTTACAATCATAACGTGACGATAGGTATATGAAGAATGTGACCGCACAGCTTTCAGCCATGTGTTCATATTTCCATTACGCATCGACGCAATAACATTCTCGCAATTAATATGGATTTCGTCCAAAGGAAGAGGTCCACCACGGCGTGCGGCAATGGTAACCGCATCCATCATATCTGCTATTTTGATACAGGTATCTGATGCAAATTCAATCGGCTCTTTTTCCGATTGTATATTGATATGCGTAACATCAAGAAGTGTTTTGGAAAGTTGCGTTACATTTATAGGGCGCGCAATCGTGCTAACGGCCCCTAATGCATGAGCCTGTGTTACCTCTACACGACTAGATTTATCAGTCGCAAAAATGAGTTGCCCCGTAAATTGTGATGTTTTGAGGACATCACTTAGCTGACTGGCAATGCTTGGGTGTTTGAGATCTAAGCTTACAATAACGATGTCAAAGGCTGTAAGATCAGCGGCGTCGATAAACTCCCAGACGATCAACTCAATTGAAAGATCGCTGCTTAGCTCCGCCAAAACACCTAAGGCAGATAACTTATCTTCAGCAATAAAAGCTGCTTTTACATTGTTGAAATTCAAGTCCGCAACTGCCCAGTACACTCTAGTTACTAAAGAATACCACTCTATTATTAATGAAACACTTAATAAGAACTGTAAAATGGCGGAAACATAGATATTCTAGCGCGCTATGCAGCAAAAGCATGGCGATAAAGTCATAGATTTAAAGTTAGTCAACAGACAAAGTCTATTCGTTAAGTAAAAATGCCGGAGGATTGTCAGCGATACTCTCGCTCACATCTGCTGGTTTTGCTTTTACTTCCACATCGCCCTCTTCGCTTGCACGAGCGCGAGGCTTACTTGGCGGTCTACGGCGACGAGGTCTTGGTTGCTCGTCTTGATTGCGCGTATCGCCATTTTCAGAGGCTGCGGCATTTCCATTTGCTGACGATCCATTGACCGGCA
Protein-coding regions in this window:
- a CDS encoding Clp protease N-terminal domain-containing protein codes for the protein MNMEQYSERAQGFIQSAQTYALGQSHQQFLPEHLLKVMLDDREGFASGLIEQAGGDPKTALLGVEAALAKLPKVSGGNGQMYMSQPIAKVFSTAEDIAKKAGDSFVTVERLLLALAMEKLAATASILKKSGVTPKALNSVINDIRKGRTADSATAENAYEALKKYARDLTQDARDGKLDPVIGRDEEIRRAIQVLSRRTKNNPVLIGEPGVGKTAIAEGLALRIINGDVPESLRDKQLQALDMGALIAGAKYRGEFEERLKSVLNEVQSANGDIVLFIDEMHTLVGAGKSDGAMDASNLLKPALARGELHCVGATTLDEYQKYVEKDAALARRFQPVFINEPTVEDTISILRGIKEKYELHHGVRITDSALVSAATLSNRYITNRFLPDKAIDLMDEAGSRLRMQVDSKPEALDELDRKIIQLKIEREALRKETDVASKDRLSALENELTALEEDAAALTTKWESEKASLSDAQKLKEELDHARIELERAQRTGDLAKAGELSYGLIPELEKKLSEVEAAGDARENELVHEAVTPENIAHVISRWTGIPVDKMLEGEREKLLRMEDELGKTVVGQGEAVHAVSTAVRRARAGLQDPNRPIGSFMFLGPTGVGKTELTKALATFLFDDETAMVRVDMSEFM
- a CDS encoding HD domain-containing phosphohydrolase, with amino-acid sequence MGQNTKFSIKAAFVTDDKTHAVSIMPAVASVIDIELFAWESLQSNDLLGVHILIFDVDIANVENINRLKSIHKSVGHEPHTIYPVDRRDHRAESQINALRAKHTVARPLVSGALIEKITDICENEADVVSYIAANTPEKKAAATSLMISDLFDGISSSILRGGLLPTAELNTTTRDVVRTLESADMNTWLAAVRTHSSFTYKHVMVVTGFAAAFGLVFNMGHEDKERLTLAALVHDIGKTKTPLKILDKPGKLSDAELRTMRKHPVEGYEILAKNPDLGHEIAMVARSHHEYLDGSGYPDGLGASEIPDIVRVMTVIDIFSALIEARSYKRSLPPEQAYAVLQEMGGKLDQDVVRAFEPIALSQNTNDLVTRLNRTVA
- a CDS encoding HD domain-containing phosphohydrolase, whose product is MYWAVADLNFNNVKAAFIAEDKLSALGVLAELSSDLSIELIVWEFIDAADLTAFDIVIVSLDLKHPSIASQLSDVLKTSQFTGQLIFATDKSSRVEVTQAHALGAVSTIARPINVTQLSKTLLDVTHINIQSEKEPIEFASDTCIKIADMMDAVTIAARRGGPLPLDEIHINCENVIASMRNGNMNTWLKAVRSHSSYTYRHVMIVTGFAALFATRFNMAQEDASKLTLGAMLHDIGKIFIPGKILHKPGKLTQHETEIVREHAVKGAELLEKDGSFDDELIMIVRNHHELLDGSGYPDGLRGDEIPDIVRIMTVVDIFCGLIEARSYKASLPMDTAYKMLRSMGSKLDQAIVRGFEPIAYDNASHEMIKKIRKTAA